A stretch of DNA from Deltaproteobacteria bacterium:
CCCCCATTGCGCGACGCTACGGTGGGACATGGACCCGATCGTCCACGAGCGGCGCGGCGCCGCCGCGCTCGTCCGCATCGTCCGTCCGGAGCGCCGGAACGCGATCGACGGCGCCACGGCCGACGCCCTTCACGCTGCCTTCACGCGCTTCGTCGCGGACGAGGGCGCGCGCGTGCTCGTGCTGGCGGGCGACGCGAGCGCCTTCTCCGCCGGTGCGGACCTGAAGGCGATGGAGACCCTCCGCGACCGCGACGAGGGGCCGCTCGGCATCACCCGGCTTCACTCGCCGAAGCCGACGATCGCCGCAGTCACCGGCTACTGCGTCGCAGGCGGGCTCGAGCTCGCGCTCTGGTGCGACCTCAGGGTGGCGGGGGAGAGCGCGGTGTTCGGCTGCTTCGAGCGCCGCTGGGGCGTGCCGCTGGTCGACGGCGGCACGCAGCGGCTGCCGCGCGTCGTCGGGCTCGGCCGGGCCCTCGAGATGATCCTCCTCGGACGGGCCGTCGGCGCCCGCGAGGCCCTCGGCTTCGGCCTCGTGAACGCCGTCGTGCCCGACGACCGTGCCGTGCCGACCGCTCTCGAGTGGGCGGAGCTGATCGCCGGCTTTCCGCAGGAGACGATGCTCGCCGACCGCGAGGCGGCGATCCGCGGCTTCGGCCTCACGCTCGACGAGGGGCTGGCGCTCGAGCGACGTCTCGGCGGCGCGACCTTCGGCGTCGGCCGCGCGGGCGCGGCACGGTTCGCCGCCGGGCAGGGCCGGCGCGGAGCCGGCGTCCCCGGTCTCGAGAGGCGATAGTGTTCCCGGTCTCGGCGGAGAAGGTGCGCGCTCTCGAGCAGACGATGCACCGGCTCGGCGTACGCGAGGAGGACCTCGAGGAGCAATTCATCCGC
This window harbors:
- a CDS encoding crotonase/enoyl-CoA hydratase family protein, with product MDPIVHERRGAAALVRIVRPERRNAIDGATADALHAAFTRFVADEGARVLVLAGDASAFSAGADLKAMETLRDRDEGPLGITRLHSPKPTIAAVTGYCVAGGLELALWCDLRVAGESAVFGCFERRWGVPLVDGGTQRLPRVVGLGRALEMILLGRAVGAREALGFGLVNAVVPDDRAVPTALEWAELIAGFPQETMLADREAAIRGFGLTLDEGLALERRLGGATFGVGRAGAARFAAGQGRRGAGVPGLERR